GCCCTGCTGGCGGCATCGGTGGTTCTCAGCGAGAGGAGGGATGCCCGGTGAGGAGGTTTGCAGCGTTCTTTCTGCTCGCCCTCTTTCTGTTAACCATCGGCTCACTGCTCCTGCCGAAATATGGCCGGGAGACTCCAACGACCTACGGGTTCCTCAGCGGCGACGGTTCCTCCGTTTCGGTGTTTGTCCCGACCGCTAGGAGGGTCTCCATCAGCATCGTAACGGAGGATCAAGAGAGGTACGAGGTGCAGGTGTTCGATGGTGTGCGGGGCGGTTTCATCGCAAACTTAACTGCAGTGGGGAACATGTATCGCGAGCTGGAGCTTCCGGACTCCGGGACGTACTATTTTGTCTACCATGGAAACGGTAGCGCGAGGATAGCCGTTGGGACCCTCTCAATGTACCCCTCGGAGCGCGTGCTGAGGACTGAATACATCGCCGGCGGAACGGCAGCGTTTGTCCTCGCCGCGCTGGTTTGGACGGGGGTGAGACGATGATAGTGAAGGCAGAGCGACTCACCAAACGCTTCGGAAGCGTCATTGCCCTCGACTCCATAGACGTTGAGGTTCCGAAGGGTCTGACCGTCATAGTGGGTCCCAACGGGGGCGGCAAGTCCACCTTCTTAAAAATCGCCGCCGGGGCTTACCGGCCAACTAAGGGGAGAGTGAAAGTCCTTGGAAGAGATCCCTGGAGGGACGAGGGGGTAAAGAAAAGGATAGGAGTTTCCTTCGACCCGCCCGCTCTCCCGCAGCTGAGAACCGGAAGGGAGTGGCTTGAGTACCTGCTGAGCGCCAAAGGCGGTAACGGCAGAAGCGTCATGGAAGCCGCGGAAATGTTCGGGGCGGGGAGCTTCATTGAAAAGAAGGTCAGGGATTACTCGGCGGGTATGAGGAAGAGGGTGAGCCTTGCCCAGGCTTTTCTCGGCAGCCCCGAACTGGTGTTCCTCGACGAGCCGCTGGCCAACCTCGACCTGAACGGCATGAAGGACGTCCTGGAGGTTATAAGGAAAGAGCACGAGGAGGGCCTGAATCTCGTGGTGATCTCCCACATCTGGCGTCCCTTCATGGAAATCGCAGACTACGCCGTTTTAATAGCCGCTGGAAAGGTGCAGACCGCGGGTTCCCCCGAGGAGATTATGCCGCTGCTGGAAAGGACGTTTCCCCTGTGAGGTGTGGGCAATGAGGAAAACCGCGATCCTGATCTGGACGATGTTCCTGCTCTCAACGGTGGCCGGGGCCGTTAACGCGTCCCCGGAGAGCGGTTACGGCATACTGGTAGTCGATTCCAGTGCCAGGGTTCTCATCGTGGAAGAGGGAGTGAACTTCACCGGACCGGCATGGGTGGAGCTCCCCGCATCGAAGGAGGGCGAGAACTACACCGTGGTGGTGGACGTAAACGGGCTGAGCGTGAGGATACCCGTCCTGGTCAAGGGGGGACTGACGACGATAGTGAAGGTGAGGGGCGAGAAAATCGAAGAATCCATAAGAACCAGTGGCGCCACACCCGTCGAAGTGTGGTTTGGCCCGCCCATTAACCTCCCTCCTAAACTCAAGGGGTCGGAACCGGAACTCGAGTGCATGGTGACAACCTACGGCCCGATGAAGGGCAGGGGACTGGTCTTTGAACTCATGAAGAACCCCAACGGGGATGGCTACTTCCTCCTGCCCAATGGAACCCCCGTTGAAGTCTGTACCGGTGAGTACTACCTCTCGGAGATGTACGGGATCGAGGACGGGTGGACATCGATCGGGCATTACCTCAACTGGACGACCTACGTTCCGGAGTACAGGGAGATTGAAATAAACTCCTACCCCACAGACTCGGCCGTTCTCGTCTTCGGCGCCAGCTACAACGTACTTAGAACCCCCATAAAGCTGTTCGTGCCGGTAATAAACAACGTTACCCGGGGATACGGCATTGATATGACCGGCAGACGCGTGGACTTCAGGCTCGACCCGATTCAGGAGTACAACATAACCCTCGCCTCCAACCTGACCGTGGCTGGAGGGCTGGCCCCCTACGTTGACTTCACAGTGAATCCCCCAGCAGAAGGCGCCGAAATCTACGTGGACTTCACGGCGCTGGTTCAGGCCGTATCGCTGAAGATCGTTTACGGCCTGCCCCCTGAGTATCAGGGCCTTCCCAACGGGCTGGAAACCCAGTCAGTGGCAGGGCAGGAAAGCCCTACAAACCCAGGGAATCAGGAGAACGGCAGCCTGCAGAACTCAACCCTCGTCATAACAACGTACCCCGAAGATGTTAGGGTGGAGCTGGACGGTAAAACCGTGTGCACCGGAGAATGCGTCCTGAACGTGACCCCCGGTGAGCACGAAGTTACAGGAACCGCGGAGGGCTTTGCGGCGGAGAGCAGAAAAGTAGTGCTGGCACCGGGTGAGCGTTTGACCCTAAACCTCACGCTCTCACCATACCCCCGCTTCCAGGTTGTCTCCGTACCCGAGGGGGCGAGGCTGTACATTGACGGAAAGCCCTCGAACTGCACAACGCCCTGCAACGTAACCCTCACCCCCGGAACACACAGGCTGGTGTTCAGGAAGGAGGGCTTCAGAGACTACGAGACCGTGATCCGGGCCAGTGCCGGGGACAGCGGCGTCATCTCGGTATCGCTAACGGACCTCAGCGGCAGGAAGTATTCGCTCGATCCAAGATTGAAAAGCGGGAACAGCGCGGGGGAGTCCTCTGAAGAGAAAGCCAGAGGCGGGCTCCCCATCCCCCCGACGACTGTCTATGTGCTCGCGGGCGTCCTGGCAATTGGGGCGGGCATCTTAATCGCAAGAAAACTTTGAAATTTTTCCTTTCTTCACCCGAACAGCCCCAGCGCCGGTCCGAGCGTTATCGCCATGCTGAGCAGTCCGCCGAGGATTAAAGCGGGAACGGTCTGCCTCTTCTCGACGGCAAAGAGGTAGGCCGCTAAAGCCCCCGTCCAGATGCCCGTTCCCGGGAGGGGAATGGCCACGAATATCGTCAGCCCGATGAACCCCCACTTCTCGACGTAGGGGTGGGCCTTCTTCCTCACGCGCTCGATGTAGTAGAGGTAGAGGTGGGCCACCTTTCTGAGGGGCGTTTTTTCAAGCCAGAGCATGAGCCGGTCTATGTAGGGCAGAACCGCTGGGAGAACGAGCGAGAGGGTTAAAACGCCGAGGGAAGCTGCCAAAAGCGTCTCCCACAGGGGGTAGCCCATCCCGATGCCGTAGACGATGGCGTAGCGCCCCTCGAAGGTTGGAATCAGCGAGAGCAGAAAGACCTCGAGGAAACTGTTCATTCAGGCTTCACCCCGAGGAGTGATTTCAGCAGCAGGTAGAGCCAGGGGGCGAAGAACAGGCTGAACAGGACATCGGAAAACCAGTGGTAGTGCAGGAGAAGCCGGGTGAGGGCCACCGTGACGGCGTAGATCCATGCGATAAAGGCGTACTTCCTCCAGCGGTCGGAGGCGTAGGCCGCTATTACCGCCGCCCTGAAGGCGTGGCCGGAGGGGAAGGCGTACGTCCCGTACTCTGGCCGGGGTCTCGGCTCCGCGAAGAGGAGCTTGAGGCCACCAACAGTCACGAGTCCAACGATAGTAGCCAGCAGGAACGCCAGAGTCTTTCTGGAGATGGTCCCCTTCCCACGCCAGTCAAGGTAGACCACGAGGGCGGCGAAGGGGATCAAAAAGAGGTCGCCACCGAGGGCGGTTAGAAAGTTAACCAGCGGCGTATCGACTAGGGGGAGCGTCGAGTTCACCCGCTCGTTTAGCCCATCGAAGGCCCCCGTCGCTTGGAGGAGCAGGATTCCGGCGACGATGACCGTGAGGATAAGGAAGTTCCTATCGAGCTTAACCCGGGTCATTGCAGGTTAAGAAGGGAAGAACCGCTAAAAAGCTTTTTCATGGAGAAGTTGGGTCAGATAACCCCCGCCGCGTACAGCGCGTGGTACGTCTTCAGCAGGGCCTGCTGGACTTTCTTCGGCCCGAAGGTTCGAACCGCCCTTCCGAGGCCCTCGTTGTAGACCCTCCGCAGGATGAAGTCCGTCTCGCGGTTGAGGTTGAGCTTCTCCCGATTTTCCAGGTAGAGGCGCGCTATCTCAGCCGGCTCGCGGTAGTTGAGGCCCTTGAGCCACTTGAGCGGGATTCCGTCGTCGAAGTGCTTCGTTATCTCGAAGCCGATTATCGTGACCTCGTCGTCGCCGTACAGCTCGCCGTATATCCTGTTCAATTCTCTCAGGAGTTCTTTAACGTCCGAGAAGCCGTCCAGTCTGGCGTCCTCGTTGGTGAGTTCCCTCGCCTTCTTTCTCTCGACTTTCGTTATCCTGGCCTTCGCTATGGCCGTGTCGCTCGGCCTGATAACCAGATAGACCTCGCTCCCCGGCTTCGCCTCGTAGTCCCCGTAGCGTACCGTGGTGACCTTGTCTCCCCGAAGAATCCTCGACTTGTAGGCCGAGTCAATCAGCATGAACTTCCGTATCTGAACGCTCTTGCTCCTCCTCACCCCTCAACCCCCTCAGTATCGCAGGCAGCTCTTCCAGAGAGCGTATCGTGAAGTCCGCGTAATCCCTGTACTCCGTCTCTCTGTTGGCGTACTTTCCGTATTTAAACCACACGGTCACCATTCCCACGTTTTTAGCGCCGTAGACGTCGGAGTAGAGCCTGTCCCCGACCATCATGGCCTCCTCCGGCTCGACCCCCATCTTCCTCAGTGCCTTCCTGAATATCTTTGGGTGGGGCTTCTTGACGCCGAGGTAGTCCGAGATGAAGACATCATCGAAGTAGGCGTCGAGTTCGAGGCGGAGTATCTTCTCCCACTGCTTTATCGGGTCGCCGTCGGTGATTATCCCGAGCCTGTAACCCTCCCTCTGGAGGTCGAGCAGGACCCTCCTGACCCCCTTCACGGTCCTCAGATAGGCGAACTTGGTGTTGTGGTAGGAGATAACGCCGGCTGCGATCCACTTGGGGTTGCTGGGAAGGTCAAGCCTCCGCAGAAGGTAGTCGAAGTGCTTCCCGAAGTTGCTCCCGTACTCGTTTATCAGCTCAAGAAGTTCGTGGTAGGCGGTATCAAAGTCAACGGGAAGACCGTGTCTCACCATGTTCTCTATCGCGTTCCGCCTCGCCATCTCTGCCAGTCTCGTTGTATCGACTATCGTATCGTCCAGGTCAAAGAACACGACCCTGATCATCCACGTCCTCACCGGAGACTTTTCGTTCAAACCGTATTTAACCCTTCCCGATGTCGAGGAAAGGCCCTTTCCTCTGGGACGCTTCCTTTCTGGCCCAGCGCATGGCCTGGAAGTACTCGTCCTCCGCCATCAGCTCCTCCAGATAATCCTCCAGCTTCCACGTGAGCGCCGTCTCCGTGGTCGTGGCGAAGATGACCCTGCCGGGGTTCAGCATTTTAACGGCCTTTATGACGCCCTTCAAAGTCTCGTTGTCGAGGCCGTGCATTATCACGAACTTCCTGAGGTGCCACTGGGATGAGCCGCTCAGCTCCTCCGCCCTTTCAACGACCTCACTGACCACCCAGTCCCTGCAGTACTCCGGAACCTCAAAAACGTCCAGCCCTCCGAGGGAGTCCCTTATGGCCTCCACCTCCGCGGGACCGAACCCTATGAGCAGAACCTTTCCCATTATACCAGCCCCCTAACCCTTTCCATCAGCTTCTCCATCGCCTCTCCGGCCGGACAGCGCAGGAAGACGTCCGCTATGGGCGTTATCCCGCTCTCCTCGGGGTTCACCTCGATGACTTTTCCCCCGGTCTCTTTGACTATCTGCGGTATGTATGCGGCGGGATAGACGACCCCGCTCGTGCCTATGACGAGGACGAGGTCAGCCCTCTCGGCCAGCTTGAAAGCCTCCTCAAGGGCCTTCCTCGGCAGTGGTTCCCCGAACCACACCACGTCCGGCCTCAGAAGGGAGCCGCACTCCGGGCACTTGGGAAGGTCTTTCTCCGCCAGAAATTCCTCCAGCCTTCCGCTCTCCTTGAGGTTCTCCCTGTATGAACAGGAGGTGCATCTAACGCGGAAGATGTTGCCGTGAAGCTCGATGACCTTCCTGCTTCCCGCTTCCCTGTGCAGGTCGTCGACGTTCTGGGTTATGACCGCCTTCAGAATCCCCATCTCCTCCAGCTCGGCCAGCGCGTAGTGCGCCCTGTTCGGCCTTGCCTTTCTTATAAGGTCCATTCTCCACCTGTAGAAGCTCCAGACGAGGTGAGGGTCCTTCCTGAAGGCCTCCGGTGTCGCCAGCTCCTCGGGCCTGTGCTTCCTCCACAGCCCGTTGAAGCCCCTGAACGTTGGAACACCACTCTCGGCGCTTATTCCCGCGCCCGTAAAAGCAATCGCAAACCTCGAGCGCGCCAGCATTTTAGCGGCTTCCTCTATCATGATTTCAGGTACCCGGCATACCTTAAAAATCCTGCCCGGCCACTCGCCAAGTTTCGAGTGGCTAACCCACCACTTTCCACATGTTGGTGCACATTTCTGCACACGTGCACATATGAGGTAAGATTTATATTCCTCCCGTTCAAATCCCCCTCGAGGTGTTTCCCATGGCTGAAGGATACAGAGAATACCGGGACAGGGTTATGGACTTTCTGGAGGACCACGAGAAGTGGAGGAGCCACACTATAAACCTCATAGCGAGTGAAAACGTGACATCCCCGAGCGTTACCAGGGCAGTCGCTTCTGGCTTCATGCACAAGTACGCCGAGGGCTGGCCGAGGGCCCGTTACTACCAGGGATGCAAGTACGTTGATGAGGTCGAGTTGATTGGAGTGGAACTCTTCACCAAGCTCTTCAAGAGCGATTTCGCCGACCTCAGGCCCATTTCGGGAACCAACGCCAATCAGGCGGTCTTCTTCGGCCTCACCCAGCCAGGAGACAGGGCCATAGTTCTCCACACCAGCCACGGCGGCCACATAAGCCACATGCCCTTCGGTGCCGCCGGAATGAGGGGCCTTGAAGTCCACACCTGGCCCTTCGACAACGAGGAGTTCAACATCGACGTCGACAAGGCCGAGAAGCTCATCAGGGAGCTTGAGCCAAAGATAGTCGTCTTCGGCGGATCACTCTTCCCGTTCCCGCACCCGGTCAAGGAGCTGGCTCCCGTCGCCAAGGAGGTCGGCGCTTACGTCATGTTCGACGCCGCTCACGTGCTCGGTCTCATCGCCGGCGGTCAGTTCCAGGACCCGCTCCGCGAGGGCGCCGACATAATCACCGCCTCGACCCACAAGACATTCCCGGGACCGCAGGGCGGTGTCATAATCTACAAGAGGTTTGGAGAGACCGAGGAGATAGCCAAGCTCCAGTGGGCCATCTTCCCGGGCGTTCTCAGCAACCACCACCTCCATCACATGGCCGGAAAGACCATCACAGCCGCCGAGATGCTCGAGTACGGTGAGAAGTACGCCGCCCAGATCGTCAAGAACGCCAAGGCCCTCGCCGAGGCTCTTGCTGAAGAGGGCTTCAAGGTCATCGGTGAGGACAAGGGCTACACCGAGAGCCACCAGGTCATCGTCGACGTCTCGGACCTCCACGAGGCCGCTGGAGGATGGGCCGCTCCCCTCCTCGAAGAGGCCGGCATAATCCTCAACAAGAACCTCCTCCCGTGGGACCCGCTCGAGAAGGTCGAGAAGCCGAGCGGCCTCAGGATAGGCGTCCAGGAGATGACCCGCGTTGGAATGATGGAGGACGACATGAAGGAGATCGCCCACTTCATCAAGCGCGTCCTCATCGACAGGGAGGACCCGAAGAAGGTCGAGCGCGACGTCTTCTACTTCAGGATGAACTTCCAGAGGGTCTACTACTCCTTCGACCACGGCCTCCCGATGAGGGAGTGATTTCTTTTCTTATCTTCACTCCAACTCCCATTGAAGCGTTGGGAACCGTTAAAAGGACTTTCTCCATACTTCTTTCAGGTGGTGGCCTGTGAGAAAGATAATCCCCGTTCTGCTGATAATCCTGCTGATTCCCGTAGGGTATTACCTCGCTTCTTACTGGGGAAGCGCAGCCGATGGCTCCCCCAATGGGAGAGACATCGACCACCCTCCAACTGACGGTCCAATAATTGGGAACTCCACCCCAGAGCGTCCGCCGGCTAATGACTTCCTGAAACTCGACAAGACTACCTACTCACCAACCGATACGATGACAATCACTGTAACCAACAACGGAAACCTCAACGCCACGACCAGCTACCACTTCAAACTCTACCGGCTGGAAGGCGGCGAATGGAAAGAGGTGCCCGTAAACCTCGTCGTCATCGAGATCGCCGTTATAATCGAACCCGGAAAGAGCTGGCAGCAGAGGGTGAACCTTGCCCAGCTGAACCTCGAGCCTGGCCACTACGCGATAGTGAAGACCCTCGTGTTCACCGACCCCGTGAACCAGCATGCGATGGGAGTTGAGGGATGGGCGGAGTTCGACGTTGAAGGGTGATCCCATGAGGTGGAAGAGCGGGGCGGCCATTGCCCTCATAATCCTCCTCGTCTGGGGTCTCACCGGGCCGCACTTCTACATAGAGCTTGATAAGAGTGTCTACCATCGCGGAGAAGAGCCGGTTTTAAGGATACTCAACACAGGATTGGCGCCAATCTCATTTGGGGAGGTTTACTTGCTCTATCGCTATGAAAACGGCACGTGGACCCAGGTTAGGACTGGCCTCATCTTCATCGCAATACTCCACTGGCTCATGCCCTTTCAGTCATGGGAGCAGAAGGTCAGCTTGAAATACCTGCCAGAAAATGAATCTGTCAAAGGGATCCCTTCACTCCACGACCTGCCGCCGGGCAGATACAGAGTCGTCAAAGAGGTCTGCGGCTGGCCTAGGGGCTGTGTGAACGCGAGCGTTGAGTTTGAAGTGAAGGATTAGACTTGGCAAAACTTTTTATTCCCCTGCCACATACCCAACCTCCGGCTGAAGGGGGTGAGAAAATGAAGTTCTGTCCAAAGTGCGGTAACCTCATGCTTCCTGACAGGAAAAGGAAGGTCTGGGTCTGCCGCTCATGCGGTTATGAGGAACCCTTCGACGAGGAGAAGGACAGGGAGAAGACGAAGATTACCCAGAAGGTCGAGCACAAGCCCGACGAGGGCATCATCATCGTCGAGCAGGACGTCAAGACCCTGCCGACAACCCACGTGATATGCCCCAAGTGCGGCAACGACACCGCATACTGGTGGGAGATGCAGACCCGCGCTGGAGACGAGCCGAGCACGATATTCTACAAGTGCACCAAATGCGGCTACGTCTGGAGGGCCTACGAGTGACCCGCGAGCTGACTGAACTTGAGAGGGAGACCCTCAGGAAGCTGGCGGAGAAGGCCCTCAAGGAGCTGGAAGAGGCCTACCTCAGGATACCCGACACCGACAACGGAAAAGCTTATTTATTCCGCGGGAAAGAAAGGGTTAGGCTGATGCTCGATATACTAAAGGAGGGGTAAAGATGCCGTTCGAGATAGTTTTTGATGGTGCCAAGGATTTCGCCGATCTTATTGCGACAGCAAGCAACCTCATTGATGAGGCCGCCTTCAAGGTAACCGAGGAAGGAATAAGCATGCGCGCCATGGATCCGAGCAGGGTCGTCCTCATCGACCTCAACCTGCCCGAGAGCATCTTCTCCAAGTACGAGGTCGAGGAAGAGGAGACCGTTGGGGTCAACATGGACCACTTTAAGAAGATACTCAAGCGCGGAAAGAACAAGGACACCCTCATCCTCAGGAAGGGCGACGAGAACTTCCTTGAGATAACCTTCGAGGGAACCGCAAAGAGAACCTTCAGGCTTCCACTCATAGAGGTTGAAGAGCTTGAGCTGGACCTCCCTGAGCTTCCGTTCACCGCCAAAGTCGTCATCCTCGGCGAGGTTCTCAAGGAGGCCGTTAAAGATGCCTCCCTCGTCAGCGACGCGATCAAGTTCATAGCCGGGGAGAACGAGTTCGTCATGAAGGCCGAGGGCGAGACCAACGAGGTCGAGATAAAGCTCACCCTCGAGGACGAGGGCCTGCTCGACCTCGAAGTCGAGGAGGAGACCAAGAGCGCCTACGGAATAAGCTACCTGGCGGACATGATAAAAGGCATCGGTAAGGCCGACGAGGTCATAATAAAGTTCGGCAACGAAATGCCCCTCCAGATGGAGTACCCGATCAGGGACGAGGGCAGGCTGATATTCCTCCTGGCTCCTCGCGTCGAGGACTGATTTCTTTCTTCTCCCTTTGGGCTGGTGGTAGTGTGGACATCGTCAAGCTCAGGGAACTGCTGGAACAGGAGCTTTCCTCACAGGATCTCGCGGAGGTTGGGGAAGAGTTCTACAGGGAGTTCGACAGTCTCATAAAGGCACTAAAGCTGAGCGCCGAAAGCTCCCGCGAGAGGGGCGAGGACATAGAAGAGCGCCTCTACCTCGCCCAGCTTGAGATAGCGGAGAGGCTCGCGCGCGAGATAATAAAAATCAGGCTCCATAAAATCGTCGACCTCGCCGTCGAGGGAATCCCCGGCGAGATGACCGAGGAGGAGAGGAGGATATTCACGGTTCTGAGGGCGTTCATAGAGCGCGAGGAGCTCGCTGATCTGAACGTCCCCGTTTCTGAAGAAGTATCGTTCAAAACTGCGGCAGAGGCACCCGCCCAGCGTACAGAGGTCTCGAAGAAGGCAGTTCCAACCGAAGCCTACATAATCAAGATCGACCTCCCCAAGATACTCGACCCGGAGCTGAGGGAGTACGGACCTTTCAGGGCCGGTGACCTCGTCATAATCCCGAGGAGCATAGGAAAGGTCCTCCTCGAGCGGGACGCGGCAGAGAGGGTTAAAATCTCCCCGTGATGCCCCATGCCTTTCTCGGTCTGCATGCGCGACTGCTACGACACCTGCTCGATGATAAGTGAACTCAAAAACGGAAGGCTTGCTGTCAGAGGAAACCCGAACCACCCGGTAACGGCCGGCTTTCTCTGCCCAAAGGGCGCCCTTCTGCCGAAGTGGTTTCACTCCCCGGAGAGGCTGAAGGCCCCGCTAATAAGAACCGGCGAGAGGGGAAGCGGGGAGTTCAGGGAGGCCAACTGGAGCGAGGCCATAAGGCTCGTGGCCGGCAAACTGCGGGAAACGATAGAGAAGCACGGAAGCGAGAGCGTTCTGGTCTATCAGTACGCCGGTGACCGCGGTGTTGTTAACTACGCCTTCCCGCTGAGGCTCTTCCACTACCTGAACACGGCGATGCTAGACCACGGAATATGCGACCGGGCCGGCCAGGAGGCGTTGAAAGACGTCTACGGCACGGCAATTGGTATTGATCCTGAAGAACTGAAGAGCCAGAGGCTGATCGTTTACTGGGGCATCAACGCCTTCTGGACGAACCTCCACGGCTTCATGTTGGCTAAGAGGAATGACCTGGAAACCTGGACGGTCGATGTGGTGAGAACCGAGACGGCGAAGCGCTCCGACAGGTTCTTCCAGATTAGGCCGGACACGGATGTTCTCTTTGCCCTGGGGGTTGCGAAGGTTATAATCGAGGAGAACCTCTATGATGAAAACTTCGTCCGAGAGAACGTCTACGGTTTTGAAGAATTCAGGAATTATGTAAAAACGTTATCGCTTGATTATGTAAGCAATGAGACGGGGATAAGCGTTGGTGAGATAGAGGGGTTTGCGAAGGGGTACGCAGAGAAAAAGGGGATTATCCACATCGGCTACGGCTTCCAGCGGTCTTTGGCAGGCGGGGAAGCGGTCAGAGCGATAGCGATTCTCCCAGCACTGGTGGGCCACCGTTTCGGCTTCATCTACGACATGAAGACCATCGATAAGTCCTACGCGGAGGGGGCCTTTCTGAGGACTAAACCCGCCAAAAGAATTCCCCAGATGAAGCTGGCCGAGTACATCGAGAAAGGAGAGATAAAGTTCCTCTACGTCTACAACTCCAACCCGCTCGCCAGCCTGCCGAACCAGAAGAGGCTCAGGAGGGCGTTGATTGAAAACGACGTCTTCGTCGTCACCCACGACATCTTCCTGACCGACACCGCCCTCTATTCCGACATAGTGCTGCCTGCGAACACCTTCTTCGAGCGCCTCGATATAGCGGATTCCTATTACCACCGCTACGTGGCCCTAAACGAACCCGTAACGAGGCTCTACGGCAAGAGCAACAGCGAGGTGACGAGGCTCCTCGCGAAGGCCCTGGGGATAGAGAACCCCTACCTCCACGAGAGCGATGAGGAGGTAATTAGGAAAATCCTCGAACTCAACGGCCTGAGCTGGGAGGAACTGAGGAAGAAGGGCTTCATTAAAATCCCGGAAAAGCCGAGAACGTGGGATACTCCGAGCGGGAAGATAGAGTTCTACTCCCAGAGGGCCGTTGAAATGGGTCTATCCCCCTTCCCAGAGTACCAGGGGTTCAAAGGGAGGTATCCCCTGAGGCTCCTCACCCCAACCCACAGGATGACGATAACGAGCCAGTACCACAACACCTACAGGATGATCGATCCAAACCTCTACATCAACCCCGCCGACGCCGGGGAGAGGGGCATAGCGGACGGTGACACCGTCGAGGCATTCAACGAGTACGGGAAGATTAGAACGACCACGAAACTCAGCGAGGATCTTCCGAGGGGTGTTGTCCTCCTATACAAGGCATTCTGGCCAAAGCTCCTCGGCTGGAACGCGAACTTTCTAACGACCGATGAGACCGTTCAAAACTACGGCAACGGCTCCGCCTATCATTCAACCTGGGTCGATGTGAGGAAAGTTTAAGGCAAAATCCGGAATCGTGGAATTTATTTCTGACAATCGTGCTCTGGCCCATTTTTCACAATGACGACCACTGAAGTGCATTCTTTGCATGGCTAACCGACTGGCTCTTAAATCTCTTGGATATTCGACAAGATTAATGCCGTTAGGCGAACCGAAAAGTTTATATATTCGAACCTTCATGGTTTATAGTGAAGACGACACAGAAAAAGAAGAGGTGATGAAAGATGGTCGTCATAGGAGAAAAGTTCCCTGAGGTTGAGGTCAACACCACCCACGGCAGGATAAAGCTGCCGGACTACTTCACAGAGAAGGGCAAGTGGTTCGTCCTCTTCAGCCACCCGGCTGACTTCACGCCGGTCTGTACGACCGAGTTCTACGGCATGCAGAAGCGCGTCGAGGAGTTCAGGAAGCTCGGCGTCGAGCCGATCGGGCTGAGCGTTGACCAGGTGTTCAGCCACCTCAAGTGGATGGAGTGGATAAAGGAGAACCTCGGCGAGGAGATAACCTTCCCGGTCATAGCGGATGACCGCGGCGACCTCGCAGAGGCGCTCGGCATGATCCCGAGCGGCGCCACCATAACCGCCAGGGCGGTCTTCATCGTCGACGACAAGGGTGTCATAAGGGCCATCGTCTACTACCCGGCCGAGGTCGGCAGGGACTGGGATGAGATACTCAGGCTCGTCAAGGCCCTCAAGACCAGCGATGAGAAGGGAGTTGCCCTGCCGCACAAGTGGCCGAA
This window of the Thermococcus siculi genome carries:
- a CDS encoding PEGA domain-containing protein; its protein translation is MRKTAILIWTMFLLSTVAGAVNASPESGYGILVVDSSARVLIVEEGVNFTGPAWVELPASKEGENYTVVVDVNGLSVRIPVLVKGGLTTIVKVRGEKIEESIRTSGATPVEVWFGPPINLPPKLKGSEPELECMVTTYGPMKGRGLVFELMKNPNGDGYFLLPNGTPVEVCTGEYYLSEMYGIEDGWTSIGHYLNWTTYVPEYREIEINSYPTDSAVLVFGASYNVLRTPIKLFVPVINNVTRGYGIDMTGRRVDFRLDPIQEYNITLASNLTVAGGLAPYVDFTVNPPAEGAEIYVDFTALVQAVSLKIVYGLPPEYQGLPNGLETQSVAGQESPTNPGNQENGSLQNSTLVITTYPEDVRVELDGKTVCTGECVLNVTPGEHEVTGTAEGFAAESRKVVLAPGERLTLNLTLSPYPRFQVVSVPEGARLYIDGKPSNCTTPCNVTLTPGTHRLVFRKEGFRDYETVIRASAGDSGVISVSLTDLSGRKYSLDPRLKSGNSAGESSEEKARGGLPIPPTTVYVLAGVLAIGAGILIARKL
- the cobB gene encoding NAD-dependent protein deacetylase, whose protein sequence is MIEEAAKMLARSRFAIAFTGAGISAESGVPTFRGFNGLWRKHRPEELATPEAFRKDPHLVWSFYRWRMDLIRKARPNRAHYALAELEEMGILKAVITQNVDDLHREAGSRKVIELHGNIFRVRCTSCSYRENLKESGRLEEFLAEKDLPKCPECGSLLRPDVVWFGEPLPRKALEEAFKLAERADLVLVIGTSGVVYPAAYIPQIVKETGGKVIEVNPEESGITPIADVFLRCPAGEAMEKLMERVRGLV
- a CDS encoding DUF3783 domain-containing protein; the protein is MGKVLLIGFGPAEVEAIRDSLGGLDVFEVPEYCRDWVVSEVVERAEELSGSSQWHLRKFVIMHGLDNETLKGVIKAVKMLNPGRVIFATTTETALTWKLEDYLEELMAEDEYFQAMRWARKEASQRKGPFLDIGKG
- a CDS encoding TIGR02253 family HAD-type hydrolase, whose protein sequence is MIRVVFFDLDDTIVDTTRLAEMARRNAIENMVRHGLPVDFDTAYHELLELINEYGSNFGKHFDYLLRRLDLPSNPKWIAAGVISYHNTKFAYLRTVKGVRRVLLDLQREGYRLGIITDGDPIKQWEKILRLELDAYFDDVFISDYLGVKKPHPKIFRKALRKMGVEPEEAMMVGDRLYSDVYGAKNVGMVTVWFKYGKYANRETEYRDYADFTIRSLEELPAILRGLRGEEEQERSDTEVHAD
- a CDS encoding phosphatase PAP2 family protein, with the protein product MTRVKLDRNFLILTVIVAGILLLQATGAFDGLNERVNSTLPLVDTPLVNFLTALGGDLFLIPFAALVVYLDWRGKGTISRKTLAFLLATIVGLVTVGGLKLLFAEPRPRPEYGTYAFPSGHAFRAAVIAAYASDRWRKYAFIAWIYAVTVALTRLLLHYHWFSDVLFSLFFAPWLYLLLKSLLGVKPE
- a CDS encoding ASCH domain-containing protein — protein: MLIDSAYKSRILRGDKVTTVRYGDYEAKPGSEVYLVIRPSDTAIAKARITKVERKKARELTNEDARLDGFSDVKELLRELNRIYGELYGDDEVTIIGFEITKHFDDGIPLKWLKGLNYREPAEIARLYLENREKLNLNRETDFILRRVYNEGLGRAVRTFGPKKVQQALLKTYHALYAAGVI
- a CDS encoding COG2426 family protein — translated: MNSFLEVFLLSLIPTFEGRYAIVYGIGMGYPLWETLLAASLGVLTLSLVLPAVLPYIDRLMLWLEKTPLRKVAHLYLYYIERVRKKAHPYVEKWGFIGLTIFVAIPLPGTGIWTGALAAYLFAVEKRQTVPALILGGLLSMAITLGPALGLFG
- a CDS encoding ABC transporter ATP-binding protein — its product is MIVKAERLTKRFGSVIALDSIDVEVPKGLTVIVGPNGGGKSTFLKIAAGAYRPTKGRVKVLGRDPWRDEGVKKRIGVSFDPPALPQLRTGREWLEYLLSAKGGNGRSVMEAAEMFGAGSFIEKKVRDYSAGMRKRVSLAQAFLGSPELVFLDEPLANLDLNGMKDVLEVIRKEHEEGLNLVVISHIWRPFMEIADYAVLIAAGKVQTAGSPEEIMPLLERTFPL